A portion of the Blastochloris tepida genome contains these proteins:
- the ftsZ gene encoding cell division protein FtsZ, whose product MTINLKKPDIRELRPRITVFGVGGAGGNAVNNMISAGLAGVEFVVANTDAQALASTKSERVVQMGVQVTEGLGAGSMPEVGRAAAEEVLDEIRDHLSGSHMVFVTAGMGGGTGTGASPVIARAARELGILTVGVVTKPFHFEGARRMRVAESGITEMQKNVDTLIVIPNQNLFRVANERTTFADAFAVADQVLFSGVACITDLMVKEGLINLDFADVRVVMREMGKAMMGTGEASGERRAILAAEAAIANPLLDETSMRGARGLLISITGGRDLTLYEVDEAATRIREEVDPDANIILGATFDQNLEGIVRVSVVATGIDPSVIPDAVTPVTDRQRSNAGRLRLEDEQRPEVIFGEPRQPAVGAPPPRPGAAIDDVTIRPLPPKPNYYVDQAPQAPAHHGVAEQEEHHPFIPPVPERPAAARQMRMPRADEFPLPGQAQLRAAGHSDAHDGPDKKKMTLLQRLAAVGLGRKEGEDEPPAHARPVIRDIQPSLEVPRPPRPQPQPSPEILSEYGKRPAAPPPRPAPQGLDQHGRQAPLPAAEDDHLDIPAFLRRQAN is encoded by the coding sequence ATGACGATCAACCTGAAGAAGCCCGATATTCGGGAGCTGCGGCCAAGAATCACTGTGTTCGGCGTTGGTGGCGCGGGCGGCAATGCCGTCAACAACATGATCTCGGCCGGGCTTGCGGGGGTCGAGTTCGTGGTCGCCAACACCGACGCCCAGGCGCTGGCTTCGACCAAGTCCGAGCGCGTCGTCCAGATGGGCGTGCAGGTCACCGAGGGCCTCGGTGCCGGCTCGATGCCCGAGGTCGGCCGCGCCGCCGCCGAGGAGGTCCTCGACGAAATCCGCGATCACCTGTCGGGGTCGCACATGGTGTTCGTCACCGCCGGCATGGGCGGCGGCACCGGCACCGGCGCCTCGCCGGTGATTGCGCGTGCCGCTCGCGAACTGGGCATCCTGACGGTCGGGGTCGTCACCAAGCCCTTCCACTTCGAAGGTGCGCGCCGCATGCGGGTTGCCGAGTCCGGCATCACCGAGATGCAGAAGAATGTCGATACGCTGATCGTCATTCCCAACCAGAACCTGTTCCGGGTCGCCAACGAGCGCACCACCTTCGCCGACGCCTTCGCGGTGGCCGATCAGGTGCTGTTCTCGGGCGTCGCCTGCATCACCGACCTGATGGTGAAGGAAGGCCTGATCAATCTCGACTTCGCCGACGTGCGCGTGGTGATGCGCGAGATGGGCAAGGCGATGATGGGCACCGGCGAAGCCTCGGGCGAGCGCCGCGCCATCCTCGCCGCCGAAGCCGCGATCGCCAACCCGCTGCTCGACGAGACCTCGATGCGCGGCGCCCGCGGCCTGCTGATCTCGATCACCGGCGGCCGCGACCTCACCCTCTACGAGGTCGACGAGGCGGCCACCCGCATCCGCGAGGAGGTCGACCCCGACGCCAACATCATCCTGGGCGCCACCTTCGACCAGAACCTCGAAGGCATCGTCCGCGTCTCGGTGGTGGCCACCGGCATCGACCCGTCCGTCATTCCGGACGCGGTGACCCCGGTCACCGACCGCCAGCGCTCCAATGCCGGGCGGCTGCGCCTGGAGGACGAGCAGCGCCCCGAGGTGATCTTCGGCGAGCCGCGCCAGCCGGCCGTCGGCGCCCCGCCGCCGCGCCCGGGTGCGGCGATCGACGACGTCACCATCCGTCCGCTGCCGCCCAAGCCGAACTACTACGTCGATCAGGCTCCCCAGGCGCCCGCCCACCATGGCGTGGCCGAACAAGAGGAGCACCATCCCTTCATCCCCCCGGTCCCTGAGCGGCCGGCGGCCGCGCGCCAGATGCGCATGCCGCGGGCCGACGAGTTTCCGCTGCCGGGCCAGGCGCAGTTGCGCGCGGCCGGCCACAGCGATGCTCACGACGGTCCCGACAAGAAGAAGATGACCCTGCTGCAGCGCCTCGCCGCGGTCGGCCTTGGCCGCAAGGAGGGCGAGGACGAGCCGCCGGCGCACGCCCGGCCGGTGATCCGCGACATCCAGCCCTCGCTGGAGGTGCCGCGGCCGCCCCGCCCGCAGCCGCAGCCCTCGCCGGAGATCCTGTCGGAATACGGCAAGCGCCCGGCGGCCCCGCCGCCCCGTCCGGCACCGCAGGGTCTCGACCAGCACGGGCGTCAGGCGCCCCTGCCGGCCGCCGAGGATGACCACCTCGACATTCCGGCGTTCCTGCGCCGTCAGGCCAATTGA
- the ftsA gene encoding cell division protein FtsA — protein MNARLDLTPRLRPLSPRRSAILSVLDVGTNKIACLIAKLKPRTGGEALKRRTHSIEILGVGHIRSRGVKCGTVVDLAAAEDAIRHAIDAAERSARLQVEQVIVSLTAGRLNSEAYRAGIDLKRAAVSDTDVERVLSAAGAYAVQGGRTVLHALPIGFSVDDNTGIKDPRGMLGRRLGADLNVITADMAGARNLMLAVERSHLEVAGVVAAPYASALATLTDDEAEIGVACVDMGGGTTTISVVSDGQIVHADAVAIGGHHVTMDLARGLSCRIGDAERLKTLFGSVVAAGADDHDSVTVPVLGEDDRTHRNSVTKAQLVRIVRPRVDEILELVRDRLIRSGFAGIAGGRIVLTGGAAQLTGIADLASRVLGRQVRIGRPLGISGLPEAAKGPSFAAACGLLVYPQVAASEHFEPRPHLRRGQASGGYIARVGRWLKESF, from the coding sequence GTGAACGCTCGCCTTGATCTCACCCCCCGGCTGCGCCCGCTGTCGCCGCGGCGCTCGGCCATCCTGTCGGTGCTCGACGTCGGCACCAACAAGATCGCCTGCCTGATTGCCAAGCTGAAGCCGCGTACCGGCGGCGAGGCGCTGAAGCGCCGCACCCATTCGATCGAGATCCTCGGCGTCGGCCATATCCGCTCGCGCGGCGTCAAGTGCGGCACGGTGGTCGATCTCGCCGCGGCCGAGGACGCCATCCGCCATGCCATCGACGCCGCCGAGCGCTCGGCCCGGCTGCAGGTCGAGCAGGTGATCGTGTCGCTCACCGCCGGCCGGCTGAACTCGGAAGCCTACCGCGCCGGCATCGACCTGAAGCGGGCGGCGGTCTCCGACACCGACGTCGAGCGCGTGCTGTCGGCGGCCGGCGCCTATGCGGTGCAGGGCGGCCGCACCGTGCTGCACGCGCTGCCGATCGGCTTCTCGGTCGACGACAACACCGGCATCAAGGATCCGCGCGGCATGCTCGGCCGCCGGCTCGGCGCCGACCTCAATGTCATCACCGCCGACATGGCCGGCGCCCGCAACCTGATGCTGGCGGTCGAGCGCAGCCACCTCGAGGTGGCCGGCGTGGTGGCCGCTCCCTATGCCAGCGCGCTGGCGACGCTGACCGACGACGAGGCCGAGATCGGCGTCGCCTGCGTCGACATGGGCGGCGGCACCACCACCATCTCGGTGGTCAGCGACGGCCAGATCGTCCATGCGGACGCGGTGGCCATCGGTGGCCATCACGTCACCATGGATCTGGCGCGCGGCCTGTCGTGCCGCATCGGCGACGCCGAGCGGCTGAAGACGCTGTTCGGCAGCGTGGTGGCGGCCGGCGCCGACGACCACGACTCGGTCACCGTGCCGGTGCTGGGCGAGGACGACCGCACCCACCGCAATTCGGTGACCAAGGCGCAGCTGGTGCGCATCGTGCGCCCGCGCGTCGACGAAATCCTGGAGCTGGTGCGCGACCGGCTGATCCGCTCCGGCTTTGCCGGCATTGCCGGCGGACGGATCGTGCTCACGGGCGGCGCGGCGCAGCTCACCGGCATCGCCGATCTCGCCAGCCGCGTGCTCGGCCGGCAGGTGCGCATCGGCCGGCCGCTCGGCATCTCCGGCCTGCCGGAGGCGGCCAAGGGTCCGTCCTTCGCTGCGGCCTGCGGCCTCCTGGTCTATCCGCAGGTGGCGGCGAGCGAACATTTCGAACCCCGTCCGCACCTTCGGCGTGGGCAGGCGTCCGGGGGCTACATCGCCCGCGTCGGGCGGTGGCTGAAAGAGAGTTTCTGA
- the lpxC gene encoding UDP-3-O-acyl-N-acetylglucosamine deacetylase — translation MKAGRQTTVRDRIVLTGLGVHSGALATLSLLPAKADTGIVFLRIGEEGERSVKVGPDAVSTTELATVLGDASGAVVATVEHLLSALSGLGVDNAICEIDGPEVPIMDGSAAAFVAAIESAGLRTLTAPRRCIRILKPVKVAMGRGWGELRPRDGGLRVEVEIDFDNSTIGRQAYAADIDPVTFRRDLARARTFGFLSDVSRLWSAGYALGASLDNTLVVAEDRVLNPEGLRYADEFVRHKTLDAIGDLALAGAPLIGLYRSYCGGHRLNYAVVRALLADATAWCWTDAAAERPAAARPSYAGRGAQLAMPAFRADHS, via the coding sequence ATGAAAGCAGGCCGGCAGACGACGGTACGAGATCGAATCGTTCTAACGGGCCTCGGAGTTCATTCCGGTGCTCTTGCCACCCTGTCTCTTCTACCAGCCAAGGCCGACACCGGAATCGTCTTCCTGCGCATCGGCGAGGAGGGCGAGCGCTCGGTGAAGGTCGGGCCGGACGCGGTCAGCACCACGGAGCTGGCCACCGTCCTGGGCGACGCCTCCGGCGCCGTCGTCGCCACCGTCGAGCACCTGCTGTCGGCGCTCTCCGGGCTCGGCGTGGACAATGCGATCTGCGAGATCGACGGTCCCGAAGTGCCGATCATGGACGGCTCGGCCGCAGCCTTCGTGGCTGCCATCGAGTCCGCGGGCCTGCGCACCCTGACTGCGCCGCGCCGCTGCATCCGCATTCTCAAGCCGGTCAAGGTCGCCATGGGGCGCGGCTGGGGCGAGCTTCGCCCGCGCGACGGCGGCCTGCGGGTCGAGGTCGAGATCGATTTCGACAATTCGACGATCGGCCGGCAGGCCTATGCCGCCGACATCGACCCTGTCACCTTCCGCCGCGACCTCGCCCGCGCCCGCACGTTTGGCTTCCTGTCCGACGTGTCGCGGCTGTGGAGCGCGGGCTATGCGCTCGGCGCCTCGCTCGACAACACGCTGGTGGTGGCCGAGGACCGGGTGCTCAATCCCGAAGGACTGCGCTACGCCGACGAGTTCGTCCGCCACAAGACGCTGGACGCGATCGGCGATCTCGCGCTGGCCGGCGCCCCTCTGATCGGCCTCTACCGCTCCTATTGCGGTGGCCACCGGCTGAACTATGCGGTGGTGCGGGCGCTGCTCGCCGATGCCACCGCGTGGTGCTGGACCGATGCCGCCGCCGAGCGTCCGGCCGCTGCCCGCCCGTCCTATGCCGGACGCGGCGCCCAGCTCGCGATGCCGGCGTTCCGCGCCGACCACAGCTGA